In the Pristiophorus japonicus isolate sPriJap1 chromosome 5, sPriJap1.hap1, whole genome shotgun sequence genome, one interval contains:
- the ppp1r3g gene encoding protein phosphatase 1 regulatory subunit 3G, which translates to MEEPEPGISQAVQLDRQQELKGAALPCSSHTLQPSLGTGGSNNCTGSNNNCTGSNCTGSSSNCTGCKGNGTGTNTGSKGNCTSRGCTNSSSKGNCTSSNKRCSNCTNTSSRGNCTGSSKCTSASSHCTHRGTTTSSHCTSRGTSTISSTSRKCASSSCTQVQQPGCKLCCPEKEALLSAVSRHSNELRLNRRRTKSLPCLHDPADFFGDLHGGLRKKVKFADSLGLSLASVKHFRASDQPYVPSKVLLRLQSFPAIVDDLNEKFKALGIHCLRPAFAQPGEASDFWQRAEKNRVCLEKVTVSHFDIHGLVRVLNVSYAKEVTVRYTFNNWLSCLDTPARYVEGSSQSGTDQFAFSLSIPPFLDQGAFVHFAICYRADNEEYWDNNFDKNYALQCESTSDEHANI; encoded by the coding sequence ATGGAGGAGCCGGAGCCCGGCATCTCCCAGGCGGTGCAGCTGGACCGGCAGCAGGAGCTGAAGGGCGCGGCGCTGCCATGCTCCAGCCACACTTTGCAACCTTCCCTGGGCACCGGCGGCAGCAACAATTGCACCGGCAGCAACAACAATTGTACCGGCAGTAACTGCACCGGCAGCAGCAGCAATTGCACCGGCTGCAAAGGCAACGGCACCGGCACCAACACCGGCAGCAAAGGCAACTGCACCAGTAGAGGATGCACCAACTCCAGCAGCAAAGGCAACTGCACCAGCAGCAACAAAAGATGCAGCAACtgcaccaacaccagcagcagaggcaACTGCACGGGCAGCAGTAAGTGCACCAGCGCCAGCAGCCACTGCACCCACAGAGGCACCACCACCAGCAGCCACTGCACCAGCAGGGGCACCTCCACCATCAGCAGCACCAGTAGAAAATGCGCCAGCTCCAGCTGCACCCAGGTCCAGCAGCCCGGCTGCAAGCTGTGCTGCCCGGAGAAGGAGGCGCTGCTCAGCGCCGTCAGCCGCCACAGCAACGAGCTGAGGCTGAACCGCCGCCGTACCAAGTCGCTGCCCTGCCTGCACGACCCGGCCGACTTCTTCGGCGACTTGCACGGCGGCCTGCGCAAGAAGGTGAAGTTCGCCGACTCGCTGGGGCTGAGCCTGGCCAGCGTCAAGCACTTCCGCGCCAGCGACCAGCCTTACGTGCCGTCCAAGGTGCTGCTGCGGCTGCAGAGCTTCCCGGCCATCGTGGACGACCTGAACGAGAAGTTCAAGGCGCTGGGCATCCACTGCCTGAGACCCGCCTTCGCCCAGCCCGGGGAGGCCAGCGACTTCTGGCAGCGGGCCGAGAAGAACCGGGTGTGCCTGGAGAAGGTGACGGTCAGCCACTTCGATATCCACGGGCTGGTCAGGGTGCTGAACGTCTCCTACGCCAAGGAGGTGACGGTCCGCTACACCTTCAACAATTGGCTCTCCTGCTTGGACACGCCGGCTCGGTACGTGGAAGGCTCCAGCCAGTCGGGCACCGACCAGTTCGCCTTCTCCCTGTCCATCCCACCTTTCCTGGACCAGGGCGCCTTCGTCCACTTTGCCATCTGCTACCGGGCGGACAACGAGGAATACTGGGACAATAATTTCGACAAAAATTACGCCCTGCAGTGTGAATCCACCTCCGATGAACACGCCAACATTTAA